The genomic stretch GTAACATTGCCCGTTTTGGCTGCTCGCGGATTAGCTTCAAGGGAGACATGATCGAACAAAGGGTAGAGATCACGCCCACGCATAAAACCAGTATATCGCTTTATGCCTGCAATCGAATTTTCGGATGCGATATGGCTCAGACGATCTTCATCGCGCGCGCTTGGCTGTTCGGCAACAAGTGCGAAGCGAACTATCAGTTTTTGATTTTCCATTTGTTCCAGTCCTTCGTTGCGAAGAGACTGGCCCCGGCGAAGTGCCATGCAGCGTAAGTAAGCCTACCTACGTTTCCACTTTTCAGCAGCACCACAACCGAAACCATCTCAGGTTTCTTTTCAGCCCTCCATCCGGAAGGCGATATGAAGATGCATGCGAACAAACCGTTTGTCAACGGATCGTTACTAAGCTTGTCTTACTGGGTCCTTACAAGACAATTCGGATGAATATTCATTCCGACCCCAACGTCGCCACTGTCTTCAGGGCGCCGTCGAGCATGTCGCCCTTCTCGTCCTTCAAAGCGACCTCACGTAAACGCCGGATCCAGTCGGCGGCATCGTCGCGGCCCTTGAGCATGGGAAGCGCCGACAGCACGCGGTCGAATTTCGATTGCGCCCGGACATGGGTGTCGCTGTAGCCCTTGATCAGCCGGCGGCAGTTGAGGACTTCGACGGCCAGCGTGTAGTCCTGGGGCACATATCCCAGTGCCAGCGCGTACCAGCGCTCGAGATGCGCGGTCTCGACCTTGTGGCGCAGCAGGCCGCGGCGCCAGCGGCGCAGGCCGCCGATGAACCACAAAGCGGCGAAGCCGGCAAAGCTGTCGGTGCGGATGCGGCGGCCATGGTTGATGCGGCGGTCGAGGAAGGCGGCAAGCTTCGGCCGGCTCTCGATATAGCTGCCCAGCCCCGCCGGCAGCGTGCCGCAGAATTCTTCGATGCGGGGATGGAAATATTCGGTGACCTGCAGGATCGAGCCATCCTTGACGCCGACCTCCTTGCGCACGCGCCTGTCACGCGTCGAGCGTGTCTTCAGGTCGGCGACGCGGATCATGTCATCGTAGCATAGCGCGTTGGCCAGATGCTTGGCGGCGGCGATGGACAGCGCATAAGCACGGTCGGCGCCGTCCAGCGCGACAGCCTTGTCCAGCCGGTCGAGATACTCGCGCCCATAGGCGATGTCCTGATAGTCGACGACCTTTTTCAGGCCCCGCAGCGCCATGTCGCGCACCGTCGCGGGCATCAGATCGATACGGGCGGCGAGCGCCTGCCAGCCCTGCAGCAGGTTCTGCGGGCCGGTGACGCGCCCCGCACCCAGGGCGGATTCGACAATCGCCGGCTCCGCCGGCTTTGGCGCCGGCGCGGCCGTGCCGCGCGCGCGGTCATAGGCAGCGCCAAAGGCGGCGAGGCTGGCCTTGACGCCACGGCCGCCGGCACCGATCGCCTGCTCATAGCTTTCGCGCGTGAACGGCAGCGCGTCCGACCCGGCCAGCGCGCCAAGCAGGCTGGCCGAGATCATCGAGCCGTTGTCAGCGGCGATCTTCTCCATGTCGAAGGCGATGAAGCGCTTCGACGCGGCTTCCGCCGTCGCATGCACCTTGGAGGACGAGGCCCGGCCGTCGCCCGGCTCGATCTTTTCCGACACCGCGGCGATGCGGTGCGAGGAGGCAATCAGCGTCGTGCGTTCCGGCGTGACGAAGCCACGGATGATGGCGCGGCCGGCTTCCATCAATTCGGCGGCGATCAGTATGTCGACATCGCCTTGCGAGGGCGACAGCGCGAAGACCGGAAGCCGGCCGGTGTCGCGGGCCATCTCGACATAATAGATTGTCGCGCCGGTGCGTTGCGCCACGCCGGCGACCGAGGTCGATTGCGCGACATAGCCATTGCGCTCGGCAACGTCGGTGATCCAGTCGGCCAAGACGCCACCGCCCTGGCCGCCGACCGCCAGCACGGCGAGCTTGATGACACGCTCGTCATCCTGGGCGCCGGCCTTGGCGCGGAGTGGGGGGACGGCGTCAAGCATCGGCGAAGGTCAGGCGCCGGCTTTCGCGGCGGCGTTGCAACAGGCTAATGGTGGCGCGGCGCGCGGATTCCAGAAACCGGTCCCAGCGGCTCGGATTGTGCACGACATCGGCGCGGTAGAAGGACGGGCAGAGCACCGCAGCATCGGCGACCTCGCCGCAATTGCCGCAGCCGACGCAGCTCTGGTCGATGGATGCCACGGGATCGTCGCGCAGCGGATCGTCGAGCGACTTCACCGACAGCGACGGGCAGCCCGACAGCCGCATGCAGGCATGATCGCCGGTGCAGATGTCCTCGTCGACGCCGAATTTCGGTTTGACGACCCTTGTCCCTCCCTTGATCGCCTTGTCGACCAGCGGCTTTTCGCGGCGCTGGCGGTTGAGCATGCATTCGGACGAGGCGACGATGACCTTCGGCCCCTTCTCCTCCGTCGTTAGCGCCTCGCGCAGCGTGTCCTGCATCTTGCCGACATCGTAGGTGCGGTCGACATGGCGCAGCCATTTGACGCCCATACCCTTCACCGCCTCGGTGATCGGATGCTTGGTCGACTTGGTCTTGTTGCCGGCGCGCGACGACAGGATGTCCTGCCCACCGGTCGCGGCCGAGTAGAAATTGTCGACGATGACGATGACGCCGTCATTCTTGTTGAACACCGCATTGCCGATCGAGGAGGTCAGGCCATTGTGCCAGAAGCCGCCATCGCCGACGAAGGAGATCGAGCGGCGCTTGGCGTCGGGCGAATTGAACGCCGAGGCCGAGGCCGGGCCGAGACCATAGCCCATGGTTGTCGCGCCGAGTTCGAAGGGCGGCATGATCGAGAACAAATGGCAGCCGATGTCAGAGGCAATATGGTGCTTGCCGAGTTCCTGCTCGACCAGCTTTGTCGCTGCAAAGATCGGCCGCTCCGGACAGCCGATGCAGAACCCAGGCGGGCGGCCCGGCACGACGTTGATCAGGTCGGCCGTATCGACGCCGTCGCCGACCTTGTTGGGCGCGCGCACTTCGCCCGGCAAGAGATGCGGCGCTTCGGCGCGCAGGAAGGTGCCGATGCCGTCGAGCATGACCTGGCCGGTATATTCGCCGGCCATCGGAAGATATTCCTTGCCGACCAGCCTGGTGCCACGCCCGGCCTTGTGCAGCATCGCGGCAAAGGCCTGTTCGATGTAGTTGGGCTGGCCTTCCTCGACGACCAGCACCGACTGCTTGCCCTCGCAGAAGGACAGGAACTCGTCGTCGATCAAGGGATAGACGGCGTTGAGCACATAGAGCGGCACCTCGGTCTCGCCATAGGTGTCGGCAAGGCCGAGACGCTGCAAGGCGCGGATGACCGAATTGTACATGCCGCCCTGCATGACGATGCCGACCGAGCCATGATCCGAACCGAAGAATTCGTTGATCTTGTTCTTGGCGATGAAGTCGACCGCCGCCGGCCAGCGTTTTTGCACCTTCTCCTTCTCGTGCAGGAAGGAGGCGGGCGGCAGCACGATGCGGCCGGTGTCGCGGCGCGGCGCGTCCAGCGCATCGGCCACCGTCATGGGCGGGCGCTTGTTGTCCTTGGCGATGAAGTGGCCGTGCACATGGCAGCAGCGGATGCGCACCTGCAGCATCACCGGCGTGTTGGAGACCTCCGACAGTTCGAACCCGTCTTCCACCGCCTTGACGATCGACGGCAAATTGGGGCGCGGGTCGAGCAGCCAGACCTGGCTCTTCATGGCGAAGGCATGGCTGCGCTCCTGCATGATCGAGGAGCCCTCGCCATAATCCTCGCCGACGATGATCAGCGCGCCGCCGGTGACGCCGCCGGAGGCAAGGTTGGCGAGCGCATCGGAGGCGACATTGGTGCCGACAGTCGACTTGAAGGTGGCGGCACCACGAATGGGATAGTGCACCGAGGCGGCCAGCATGGCGGTGGCTGTCGCCTCCGACGCGCTCGCCTCGAAATGCACGCCGAGTTCACCCAGAATGTCCTGCGCGTCGGCCAGCACGTCCATCAGATGGCTGATCGGCGCGCCCTGATAGCCGCCGACATAGCCGACGCCGCATTGCAGCAGCGCCTTGGTGATGGCGAGGATGCCCTCACCGGCGAATTCCTCGCCGGCGCCAAGCCTGAGTTTCTCGACTTCCTTGGCAAAAGACCGTTCGGCCATTTTTCCAACCTTCCGTTGCCGCCGAAATTGGCAGCGCGTACATCTAGATGTCGTGCTTGCGAATGTTCTTGAGCATCTTCAAAAGCGTGGCGATGAGTGCCGCATATTCGGCGTCGTCGATATCGTCGAACATCGCCTCGAAGGCGTCATGCATGGCCGGCCAGGCGCGGGTGAACTCGGCGCGGCCCTCGTCGGTCAGGAAGACATGGCGGATGCGGCTGTCGGTAACGCCCTGCTCGCGACGCACGAAGCCCTGCCCCTCCAGCGTGTCGAGCGTGCGGCTCAAGGTCGACTGCTCGATGACCGTGTAGACCGAGAGATCGTTGACGGTGACGCCGTCGGTGACCGACAGCACGGCCAGCGTGCGCACCTGCGGAATGGTCAGGCCCTGCTTGCGGAAATCATCGCGCAAGGTGGCGTTGTAGCGGCCCATGATGCGGTTCATCAGATAGGGCGCGAATTGCTGCAGGCCGATCTGCCCGAGGGTCGAAATGCGCTGGCGCTTTTCCGTGATCTTCTGTTCCATCACAGCCTCCCCGCCAGCAGAAAGCCGGAGCGGCCGCCGAGACCCGCGCCCGGATGGGTGGAGGCGCCGATATGGTAGAGGTTCTTGATGCCGGTCTGGTGGTTGCGGCTGGTCTTGAACGGCCGCCACAGGAAGGACTGGTCGATGGTCGACGAGCCGCCATAGGGATCGCCGCCGACCAGGTTGATGTTCATCGCCTCGAGATCGGCCGGCGAATAGGCGCGGCGTGCGATCACGCTGTCCTTGAAGCCGTCGATATGGCTGGCGAGGATGGCTTCGGCGCGGTCGGCATAGGCCTCGCGCAGCGCTTCAGTCCATTGTCCGTCAGCCGGCGCCTGCAGCTTGCCGGCGGCATCGCCCTTGATGTGGCGGGGCGCCTCGGGCAGTTGCAGCCAGAGGATCGCCTTGCCTTGCGGACAGCGCGACGGGTCGAGCGCGTGCGGCTGGCCGACGCAGATGGTCGGCACTTCCGGCAGCATGCCGCGCGCCGCCTCGTTGCAGGCTTTCGAGACGCCATCGAGCCCAGGCGTCAGATGCAGCAGCGCCACCTTGTCCAGCCCTTCGCCACGCCATGCCGGCGGCTTGGCCAGCGCGTAGTGGATCTGGAAATTGCCCTTGCCGTAGCGATATTGCCGCGTCGCCTCGACATCGTTCCTGGGCGCATCCGCGCCGAGTAGGCGGCCATAAAGCTGCGTCGGCGTGACCGAGCAGATGACGCTCTTGTTCGCCGCGATGGTTTCACCCGAGGCGAGCCGCACGCCGGTCGCACGGCCACCGGTCTGGATGATTGAGGCGACATCGGCACCGGTGCGGATCTCGCCGCCACGTTCCCGGATCAGGGCCTCGAAGGCCGACAGCAGGTTCTTCGCCCCGCCCTTGACGATCGGAGCGCCTGCGGCCTCCAGCGCGAAGGCGATCACCTTGGCGATCTGGCCGGAGAAGGCATCTTCCGGCCCAAGACCGGCATGCAGCACCCAGGGCGCCCAGAGCGCGCGGATGGTCTCGGACTGGTAGGTGCTTTCCAGCCAGCCGCGTGCCGGCGCCAGCGCCTCGCCGAGAAAGGCGGCAAGGCCGCGCGGGCCGCGCCGCCAGGCATCGCCGGCCAGCAGCTTGGCTGTCGGGTAGGACCACAGGCTGCCGCCGAGCAGGCCGAACAGCAGGCCGGCATTGCGCTCGATGCCACCGACATCGTCGGCATGCCGGTCGCCATCACCCGCCGCGATCGCGTTGAGGGCGGCGACATTGGCGGCGCGGTCGGTGTTGAGCACGGCATGGCTGCCGTCCGGCCGCAACACGCCCGTCGGCGTGCCGGTGTGGCAGAACTCCAGCCCGTGCCGGGCGAGGTCGCCGCCCAATGCGGCAAAGGCCGGCGAGGTGATGAACAGCACGAAGGTCGTCGCCATCACGTCATGGATGAAGCCGGGCGCGGTGACCTCCTCGGTGCGCATGCAGCCGCCGATGCGATCATTGCGCTCCAGCACGAGCACACGCGCCCCTTTGCCGCCGAGCATCGCCGCGCAGACCAGCGCATTGATGCCGCTGCCGACGATGATGTGATCGGGCGCTTTCATTGGCGGTTGCTCTCGACCGTCGGGCCTGTGCGCATGATCTTCTCCCGAAGATCCTCGCTTTATTTTCCCGACACCAGCGCCAGTGCGCGGATCGGGCTGCCGGTGCCGTGCTCGATCTTCAGCGGCGCCGCGATCAGGATGGCTCCTTTCGGCGGCAGCTGGTCGAGGTTGCAGAGGCTGGCAAGGCCGTAGCGATTGGCCTTGTGCATCAGCGTGTGCGCCGGGAATGGCGGCTCCATGCCGCCCGCCTTGCCGGCGTCGGTACCTATCGTCTCCGAGCCCCACCCCTTGATGTCCTTGGCTATCAGATACTGGATGGCTTCGGCAGTCGGGCCGGGCGTGTGCGGGCCGGTTTCGTTGGCGTTGAGGAATTCGGCTTCCGAACCATTGCGCTTGTACCAGTCGGTGCGCATCACCACCCACTCGCCTGGGTTGATGGCGCCATGCTTGGCTTCCCACGCCTTGATGTGGTCGACGGTGAGCAGGAAATCGTGATCGGCGGCGGCCTCCTTGGAGCAGTCGATGACATTGACCGGGCCAACGAAATTCTGCGCCGGAATGGTGTCGGTGGCGCCGTCCGGATAGTCCTTGCCGGTGATCCAGTGCTGCGGCGCATCGAAATGCGTGCCCGAATGCTCGCCGAGCTTCAGCCAGTTCCACGCCCACCACGGACCATTCTTGTCGTATTTCGAGATCTGATGAATCTCGACCTTCGGCGTGTCGACGGCAAGCTCCGGCGGCAGCTTGATCAGCGGCGTGTCCGGCCCGAGCTGCGCGGAGAGGTCAACCACCTTGATGGCGCCTGACAGCAACTGGCCAGCGACTTCGCCGAGGAGTTTTTGGGTGTCCATGGTCTGAAGTTCCCTCTTTCTAGTGATGATCAAGGCTCGTCTCGGCCCTTAATATCCTACTAGACGAAAACATATGCATCTGCAATTATCTTTAAGCATAAAGGAAATGGGAACGGGGCGTGAGCGAGTTCGACGCCATCTTTGTCGGGGCGGGCCACAACAGTCTGGCATGCGCCGCGCATCTGGCGCTCAAAGGCTGGAAAACCGGGATTTTCGAGCGCAGCGCAACAATCGGCGGCGCCGTCCAGACCCGCGAACTCACCCTTCCCGGCTTCCGTCATGATTTCGGCGCGATGAATCTGAGCCTGTTTGCCGGCTCGGCCTTCCACCGGAAATATGCAAATGAATTGAAAGCGCAGGGCCTGGAATTCTCGCCAGTCGCGGACTGTTTCGCCAGCGCCTTCCCGGATGGACGCTGGTTCGGCGTCAGCAACGACTTGGAAAAGACCGCCACGCGCATGGCCAATTTCTCCGCCGCCGATGCCGCGGCATGGCGCAGGCTGGTCGCCGCCTTCCCGGCCGAGGCCGAGCATCTGTTCCGGCTGCTGGGTTCGCCGATGAGTGCGCGGGCGCTTGCCGGCACGGCGTGGAACCTGTGGCGCAGGAAGGGTGTTGCCGGTGCGCTCGACACCGGCCGGCTGCTGCTGTCGTCGCCCCGCGCCTGGCTGGAGGAGACTTTCGAGTCGCCTTATGTGCGGGCAACGCTTGCCACCTGGGGCATGCATCTCGACTTCGCGCCCGACATCGCCGGGGGTGCGGTTTTTCCGTACCTGGAATCGATGGCGAACCAGAGTTTCGGCATGGTGCTGGGCAAGGGCGGCGCCGACACCATCATCCGGGCGCTGGCCGGCATGGTCACATCTGCCGGCGGCCAGATCGTCACCGGCGCCGAAGTTTCGGAGATCACGGTGTCCGCCGGCAAGGCGACCGGTGTCCGGCTCGCTTCAGGTGAGACGCATACGGCGACCAAGGCTGTCATCGCCGGCGTCGCGCCCAAGGCGCTGACCGGCACGCTGCTGCCCGGCGGTTCCGGCAATGCCGGCTTCGACACGGCGATGAAAAAGTTCCGGTATGCGCCGGGCACGATGATGATCCACCTGGCGCTGGACGACCTGCCGGACTGGCGCGCCGGGGCCGAGTTGCGGCAGTTTGCCTATGTGCATCTGTCGCCCTCGCTCGACGCGATGTCGCGCACCTATCAGCAGGCGATGGCCGGCATGCTGCCCGACGAACCGGTGCTGGTCGTCGGCCAGCCTACCGCGATCGATCCTTCACGTGCGCCTCAGGGCAAGCATGTGCTGTGGGTACAGGTGCGCATGCTGCCTGCCGAGATCCTTGGCGATGCGTCGGCCAAGATCGCGCCCGCGCATTGGGATCAGGTTAAGGACGCCTATGCCGAGCGCGTGCTCGACATCATCGAAACCTATGCGCCCGGGCTGCGGAGCAAAATCCTTGGCCGTTCCGTGTTCTCGCCCATCGATCTCGAGCGCGAGAACCCGAACCTTGTCGGCGGCGACCAGGTCTGCGGCAGCCATCATCTGGCGCAGAACTTTCTGTTCCGCCCGGCACGTGGCTACGCCGGCTGGAACACGCCGGTCGGCAATCTGCATTTGACGGGAGCCGCGACATGGCCGGGCGCCGGCACCGGCGCGGCCTCTGGTTTCATGCTCGCGCAACAGCTTGGCGGGAGGTAGGCTCCGACGATTTTATCGAGGCGACGAGAGGCAAGGCGCTGCTGCCGACGAAGCCTGAACCAACGAACGGACAGTGCCGCGCAAAGACAATAACCAACAAGGGGAACGACCATGAAAATCAACAGACGCGAATTGCTGGGATACAGTGCCGCGGCACTCGGTGTGACCGCTATTGGCCTGCCTAAAATAGCCAAGGCCGCTGCCGGCGAACTGACCATCGCCTACAATGTCAACCTGCCGTCCTGGGACCCGACCACCGGACCTTCGGCAGTGAACCCGACCATCCAGGGTCTCTACCAGTCGGTGTTCGACCAGATCATTCCGCAGAAGCCCGACCTGTCCTTCGCGCCGGGCCTGCTCACCGAATGGGGCTGGA from Mesorhizobium sp. 113-3-3 encodes the following:
- a CDS encoding indolepyruvate oxidoreductase subunit beta family protein codes for the protein MLDAVPPLRAKAGAQDDERVIKLAVLAVGGQGGGVLADWITDVAERNGYVAQSTSVAGVAQRTGATIYYVEMARDTGRLPVFALSPSQGDVDILIAAELMEAGRAIIRGFVTPERTTLIASSHRIAAVSEKIEPGDGRASSSKVHATAEAASKRFIAFDMEKIAADNGSMISASLLGALAGSDALPFTRESYEQAIGAGGRGVKASLAAFGAAYDRARGTAAPAPKPAEPAIVESALGAGRVTGPQNLLQGWQALAARIDLMPATVRDMALRGLKKVVDYQDIAYGREYLDRLDKAVALDGADRAYALSIAAAKHLANALCYDDMIRVADLKTRSTRDRRVRKEVGVKDGSILQVTEYFHPRIEEFCGTLPAGLGSYIESRPKLAAFLDRRINHGRRIRTDSFAGFAALWFIGGLRRWRRGLLRHKVETAHLERWYALALGYVPQDYTLAVEVLNCRRLIKGYSDTHVRAQSKFDRVLSALPMLKGRDDAADWIRRLREVALKDEKGDMLDGALKTVATLGSE
- a CDS encoding thiamine pyrophosphate-dependent enzyme, whose amino-acid sequence is MAERSFAKEVEKLRLGAGEEFAGEGILAITKALLQCGVGYVGGYQGAPISHLMDVLADAQDILGELGVHFEASASEATATAMLAASVHYPIRGAATFKSTVGTNVASDALANLASGGVTGGALIIVGEDYGEGSSIMQERSHAFAMKSQVWLLDPRPNLPSIVKAVEDGFELSEVSNTPVMLQVRIRCCHVHGHFIAKDNKRPPMTVADALDAPRRDTGRIVLPPASFLHEKEKVQKRWPAAVDFIAKNKINEFFGSDHGSVGIVMQGGMYNSVIRALQRLGLADTYGETEVPLYVLNAVYPLIDDEFLSFCEGKQSVLVVEEGQPNYIEQAFAAMLHKAGRGTRLVGKEYLPMAGEYTGQVMLDGIGTFLRAEAPHLLPGEVRAPNKVGDGVDTADLINVVPGRPPGFCIGCPERPIFAATKLVEQELGKHHIASDIGCHLFSIMPPFELGATTMGYGLGPASASAFNSPDAKRRSISFVGDGGFWHNGLTSSIGNAVFNKNDGVIVIVDNFYSAATGGQDILSSRAGNKTKSTKHPITEAVKGMGVKWLRHVDRTYDVGKMQDTLREALTTEEKGPKVIVASSECMLNRQRREKPLVDKAIKGGTRVVKPKFGVDEDICTGDHACMRLSGCPSLSVKSLDDPLRDDPVASIDQSCVGCGNCGEVADAAVLCPSFYRADVVHNPSRWDRFLESARRATISLLQRRRESRRLTFADA
- a CDS encoding MarR family winged helix-turn-helix transcriptional regulator, giving the protein MEQKITEKRQRISTLGQIGLQQFAPYLMNRIMGRYNATLRDDFRKQGLTIPQVRTLAVLSVTDGVTVNDLSVYTVIEQSTLSRTLDTLEGQGFVRREQGVTDSRIRHVFLTDEGRAEFTRAWPAMHDAFEAMFDDIDDAEYAALIATLLKMLKNIRKHDI
- a CDS encoding phytoene desaturase family protein; this encodes MKAPDHIIVGSGINALVCAAMLGGKGARVLVLERNDRIGGCMRTEEVTAPGFIHDVMATTFVLFITSPAFAALGGDLARHGLEFCHTGTPTGVLRPDGSHAVLNTDRAANVAALNAIAAGDGDRHADDVGGIERNAGLLFGLLGGSLWSYPTAKLLAGDAWRRGPRGLAAFLGEALAPARGWLESTYQSETIRALWAPWVLHAGLGPEDAFSGQIAKVIAFALEAAGAPIVKGGAKNLLSAFEALIRERGGEIRTGADVASIIQTGGRATGVRLASGETIAANKSVICSVTPTQLYGRLLGADAPRNDVEATRQYRYGKGNFQIHYALAKPPAWRGEGLDKVALLHLTPGLDGVSKACNEAARGMLPEVPTICVGQPHALDPSRCPQGKAILWLQLPEAPRHIKGDAAGKLQAPADGQWTEALREAYADRAEAILASHIDGFKDSVIARRAYSPADLEAMNINLVGGDPYGGSSTIDQSFLWRPFKTSRNHQTGIKNLYHIGASTHPGAGLGGRSGFLLAGRL
- a CDS encoding cyclase family protein; translation: MDTQKLLGEVAGQLLSGAIKVVDLSAQLGPDTPLIKLPPELAVDTPKVEIHQISKYDKNGPWWAWNWLKLGEHSGTHFDAPQHWITGKDYPDGATDTIPAQNFVGPVNVIDCSKEAAADHDFLLTVDHIKAWEAKHGAINPGEWVVMRTDWYKRNGSEAEFLNANETGPHTPGPTAEAIQYLIAKDIKGWGSETIGTDAGKAGGMEPPFPAHTLMHKANRYGLASLCNLDQLPPKGAILIAAPLKIEHGTGSPIRALALVSGK
- a CDS encoding phytoene desaturase family protein encodes the protein MSEFDAIFVGAGHNSLACAAHLALKGWKTGIFERSATIGGAVQTRELTLPGFRHDFGAMNLSLFAGSAFHRKYANELKAQGLEFSPVADCFASAFPDGRWFGVSNDLEKTATRMANFSAADAAAWRRLVAAFPAEAEHLFRLLGSPMSARALAGTAWNLWRRKGVAGALDTGRLLLSSPRAWLEETFESPYVRATLATWGMHLDFAPDIAGGAVFPYLESMANQSFGMVLGKGGADTIIRALAGMVTSAGGQIVTGAEVSEITVSAGKATGVRLASGETHTATKAVIAGVAPKALTGTLLPGGSGNAGFDTAMKKFRYAPGTMMIHLALDDLPDWRAGAELRQFAYVHLSPSLDAMSRTYQQAMAGMLPDEPVLVVGQPTAIDPSRAPQGKHVLWVQVRMLPAEILGDASAKIAPAHWDQVKDAYAERVLDIIETYAPGLRSKILGRSVFSPIDLERENPNLVGGDQVCGSHHLAQNFLFRPARGYAGWNTPVGNLHLTGAATWPGAGTGAASGFMLAQQLGGR